A genomic region of Rhipicephalus sanguineus isolate Rsan-2018 chromosome 1, BIME_Rsan_1.4, whole genome shotgun sequence contains the following coding sequences:
- the LOC119404849 gene encoding uncharacterized protein LOC119404849 — protein MEASIKDGIVYSPNLVCEIPECSLFTFFKNNMEAYGAKTALVDSNKRLSFLDTLSLSGRFAEGFRCHGVHTGDRVLALIPNTADALVATWALMFSGVTVIFPNSQRTDNELQQQVEESGATYALTCSARLNTVQNIDKHHKLKAVFLTDRVEGYVSLLDFVGLPCADVEALSPSNTREATAAIGYTSGSTGSPKGVVITHYSFIASICTFRATEAVNDKDVAIIPRHLTLISSPRTALTYLCLGLTTVIGQPEKPVEWLISVFDQYKVSFIIASPQLLHQLAHCALRNDAPVPSLRKVASIGYCLHASIRDAVQRAFTLTWLRPCYGLTEACGVVAGFFDGQLTSGVLGYPGPMVQMKVLDLESNEPLPPRRLGEIVVKLPCVMKCYLNKPRETAEVLDKEGWLRTGDLGYYDERGQFYLVERLKNLVKCGGTHVATTELEEALLDFSGVLDAAVVGRPHAVYGESPVAAVVLKNSADATAEEARRLQEIIAARFPEHMHLRGGVIFLAQMPRTSNGKIDKPLLREMCATTSTEYKTDWPVLSLRTNENE, from the exons GTGGACAGCAACAAACGACTGTCGTTTCTCGACACGCTGTCCTTGTCTGGCCGGTTCGCCGAGGGCTTCAGGTGTCACGGCGTACACACTGGAGACCGTGTGCTTGCGCTGATCCCAAACACCGCCGACGCCCTGGTGGCCACCTGGGCGCTCATGTTCAGTGGCGTCACTGTCATCTTCCCGAACTCCCAGCGAACTGACA ATGAACTTCAACAGCAAGTTGAAGAAAGTGGAGCAACGTATGCTCTTACATGTTCTGCACGCCTCAACACAGTACAGAACATCGACAAACACCATAAATTAAAG GCGGTGTTCTTGACAGATCGGGTAGAAGGCTACGTCTCCCTCCTGGACTTCGTCGGCCTTCCGTGTGCCGATGTGGAAGCCTTGTCTCCTAGCAACACCAGAGAAGCCACTGCCGCCATCGGATACACGTCAGGCTCCACAGGGAGCCCCAAGGGCGTGGTCATCACGCATTACAGCTTCATTGCCAGCATCTGCACCTTCAG GGCGACGGAGGCCGTGAATGACAAAGACGTGGCTATCATCCCGCGGCACCTGACTCTGATCAGCTCTCCTCGCACCGCACTAACTTACCTGTGCCTCGGACTCACCACAGTAATAGGGCAGCCTGAGAAACCTGTGGAATGGCTCATCTCCGTCTTCGACCAATACAAG GTATCCTTCATCATAGCGTCGCCGCAGCTGCTGCATCAACTAGCTCATTGCGCCCTTCGGAATGACGCTCCTGTGCCGTCGCTGCGCAAGGTGGCCTCGATAGGCTACTGCCTCCATGCAAGCATACGTGACGCTGTGCAGCGCGCTTTCACGCTCACCTGGCTGCGGCCGTGCTACGGGCTGACCGAGGCCTGCGGCGTCGTTGCTGGCTTCTTCGATGGCCAGCTAACCTCCGGCGTTCTAGGCTATCCAGGGCCTATGGTGCAGATGAAG GTCTTAGACCTGGAATCAAACGAGCCGCTTCCACCTCGACGGCTCGGCGAGATCGTCGTCAAGCTTCCGTGCGTCATGAAGTGCTACCTCAACAAGCCGAGGGAAACTGCAGAAGTGCTAGATAAGGAAGGCTGGCTTCGAACCG GAGATCTTGGCTACTACGACGAACGCGGTCAGTTCTACCTGGTGGAGCGGCTGAAGAACTTGGTGAAGTGCGGCGGCACACACGTCGCCACGACGGAACTGGAAGAAGCACTCCTCGACTTCTCTGGAGTACTCGACGCAGCCGTGGTTGGTCGGCCGCACGCAGTTTACGGCGAGTCACCTGTGGCCGCGGTTGTGCTCAAGAACTCTGCCGACGCTACCGCCGAAGAAGCTCGGCGACTGCAGGAGATAATAGCCG cgaggtTCCCGGAACACATGCATCTGCGCGGCGGTGTTATATTCCTTGCCCAGATGCCCCGCACTAGCAACGGAAAGATAGACAAGCCGCTTCTCCGTGAAATGTGCGCCACTACCTCCACGGAATACAAGACGGACTGGCCTGTGCTTTCATTGCGCACAAATGAGAACGAATGA